In Drosophila bipectinata strain 14024-0381.07 chromosome 2R, DbipHiC1v2, whole genome shotgun sequence, one genomic interval encodes:
- the yellow-d2 gene encoding dopaminechrome tautomerase, with translation MHRYTLLGACFLLLTASSKALESVFGAFNLELEFPSPQERERALREGLYDPSNVIPIDVDVYYKHGDPTPSIFVTIPRFAKGVPYSLAYVTNEMRPNGTLLQAYPSYEWHKTHGADCNGLTSVYRTQIDECGRMWILDSGEIDFIQHCPPQLYAIDLENGRIVHQYRMPKRLYKEGVSRFVTPTVELHPQNCDVGYVYMADSIGDGIVVYDVAAQQSWRIENKFTYPHPDFGTFTIAGESFQLWDGTVSTTVTPHGLGGRRMLYFHSLSSEWQMAIPLDVVNNGSNWRLNDVSAALDQFQLLGKRGSQCVGAAMSESGYLICGLVNPASLLAWNIGTPYAHQNLVMLVEDEERLQFTSGIKIVRNHEGKEELWALSNRLQKAFGAGLNFKEINFRIQKCGVQELLSGRPCY, from the exons ATGCATCGTTACACACTACTTGGTGCCTGTTTCTTGCTCCTGACAGCATCCTCCAAAGCCTTGGAGAGTGTTTTCGGGGCATTTAACCTGGAGCTGGAGTTTCCTTCGCCGCAAGAAAGAGAGCGAGCCCTGCGGGAGGGCCTCTACGATCCCAGCAATGTGATTCCCATAGATGTGGACGTGTATTACAAAC ATGGTGATCCGACGCCTTCCATTTTCGTGACAATTCCGCGGTTCGCCAAGGGCGTGCCCTATTCCCTGGCCTATGTGACCAACGAGATGCGCCCGAATGGAACTCTGCTTCAGGCCTATCCGAGCTACGAATGGCACAAAACCCATGGAGCCGATTGCAACGGCCTGACTTCGGTCTACAGGACACAGATAGACGAATGCGGACGTATGTGGATATTGGACAGTGGCGAGATAGACTTTATCCAGCATTGCCCGCCGCAGCTGTATGCCATCGACTTGGAAAATGGAAGAATTGTGCACCAGTACCGGATGCCCAAGCGATTGTACAAGGAAGGTGTCAGCCGCTTTGTGACCCCAACCGTGGAGCTGCATCCCCAAAACTGCGACGTGGGCTACGTATACATGGCGGACTCCATAGGAGATGGAATCGTTGTGTATGACGTGGCCGCCCAGCAGTCGTGGCGCATTGAGAACAAGTTCACCTATCCACACCCGGACTTTGGAACGTTTACCATTGCGGGAGAGAGCTTCCAGCTATGGGACGGAACCGTGTCCACCACTGTAACCCCCCATGGGCTGGGAGGGCGACGCATGTTGTACTTCCACTCCCTGTCGAGCGAATGGCAGATGGCCATCCCCCTGGATGTGGTGAATAATGGCAGCAACTGGCGGCTGAACGATGTGAGCGCCGCCCTGGATCAGTTCCAGCTTTTGGGCAAAAGGGGTAGCCAGTGTGTGGGTGCGGCCATGAGTGAGTCTGGATATCTGATCTGTGGCCTGGTAAATCCAGCCAGTCTTCTGGCTTGGAACATCGGGACACCCTACGCTCATCAGAATCTGGTGATGCTGGTCGAGGACGAGGAGCGACTGCAGTTCACCAGCGGAATCAAAATTGTGAGAAATCACGAGGGAAAGGAAGAACTATGGGCGCTGTCCAACCGCCTGCAGAAAGCTTTTGGTGCTGGCTTGAATTTCAAGGAAATCAACTTTCGCATTCAGAAATGTGGTGTTCAAGAGCTGCTTAGCGGCAGACCGTGCTATTAA
- the LOC108133264 gene encoding DNA-binding protein SMUBP-2, with the protein MAEDPDKPSTSKKSDEAPLFPPAKPGKRVDYGTNNTLELLERIPSQVVDLKLDDVLTAVKEVDNLCDYPRCKTKTSLMGQDCHHCKKRFCFKHGLPEVHGCGEDIKKEERKNFLHPKPVKTIRQEEDVKNAKKRLDAKLKDMQVGRMQKANGGGSKKKKGK; encoded by the exons ATGGCAG AAGACCCTGATAAACCCTCTACCTCCAAGAAGTCGGACGAAGCACCTCTCTTTCCTCCCGCCAAGCCAGGAAAACGGGTGGATTATGGAACAAACAACACACTGGAGCTGCTGGAACGGATTCCAAGCCAAGTGGTGGATCTCAAGCTGGACGATGTGCTGACGGCTGTGAAAGAAGTGGACAACCTCTGTGACTATCCGCGCTGCAAGACCAAGACGAGTCTAATGGGTCAGGACTGTCACCACTGCAAGAAGAGGTTCTGCTTTAAGCACGGATTGCCGGAGGTGCACGGCTGTGGGGAGGATATCAAGAAGGAGGAGCGCAAAAACTTTCTCCACCCAAAGCCGGTGAAAACGATACGCCAGGAGGAGGATGTCAAGAATGCAAAGAAACGTCTTGATGCAAAGCTGAAAGACATGCAGGTGGGACGCATGCAAAAGGCTAATGGCGGAGGATCCaagaaaaagaaaggaaaataa
- the LOC108133263 gene encoding UPF0598 protein CG30010: MFLLRSKQLINPKIIEFNRQAARNLQYIQGQSPEPKIREYFYYIDHEGMLFLDDAKMKNFTSCFKEKDFLRFFFSRLRLNHTDRYKKDFPYISLCGRERNFIRCDDTPVVFTEQLNKDNSEVLSYAHSGQVLTLAYEPQKLYMDPKNGRVYHPAKPQVGGIGLVRSKLAIELSQHFEFPPGDPSPSHFQWNGERLKLENDWVKDTQRFPMNEECI, from the exons ATGTTTTTACTACGATCTAAGCAGTTAATAAACCCGaaaattattgaatttaaTCGACAAGCTGCCCGTAATTTGCAATATATTCAAGGTCAGTCTCCCGAGCCAAAAATACGTGAATACTTTTACTACATTGATCATGAGGGAATG CTCTTTCTGGACGATGCCAAAATGAAGAACTTCACCAGCTGCTTCAAGGAAAAAGACTTTCTAAGGTTCTTTTTCTCTCGATTACGTCTGAACCACACGGATAGATACAAAAAAGACTTTCCCTACATTTCCCTTTGCGGACGGGAGAGAAACTTTATAAGATGTGATGATACGCCTGTCGTTTTTACGGAGCAGCTAAACAAGGATAACAGCGAAGTACTTAGCTATGCCCACTCGGGACAAGTACTTACGCTGGCTTACGAACCTCAAAAACTTTATATGGATCCCAAGAATGGAAGGGTTTATCACCCAGCAAAGCCCCAAGTAGGTGGCATAGGGCTGGTTCGCTCGAAGTTGGCAATAGAACTAAGCCAGCACTTTGAATTTCCGCCAGGCGATCCATCTCCCTCTCATTTTCAGTGGAACGGGGAAAGACTGAAGCTGGAAAACGACTGGGTCAAGGATACTCAACGATTTCCAATGAACGAGGAgtgtatataa
- the peo gene encoding protein crossbronx: MTLDLDASKKDEKLLITTIQQEYKILAEYKMIESEKLSGIYVIPSYENSLQWYGVFFGRQGFYAESVFRFSMLLPDRFPDEKSLPSIIFQQDVTHPHVCPFTHTLDISHAFPEWRCGEDHLWQLLKYLQAIFSDPVDSIRGIETDKLKNAEAAELLMNNRQEYAARVQENIKESKAHIYDTPPTEDPHYIVFEKFQQDVHGPVLERIKAGRNKAEASQQANGGHATGLSWVKEGEFKPLSIE; encoded by the exons ATGACACTTGACTTGGATGCTAGTAAGAAGGACGAAAAGTTGCTGATCACAACTATCCAGCAAGAGTATAAAATCTTGGCTGAGTA caaaatgaTCGAGTCAGAGAAGCTAAGTGGAATATACGTTATACCCAGCTATGAAAACTCTTTGC aGTGGTACGGTGTGTTCTTTGGACGCCAGGGGTTTTATGCGGAGAGCGTTTTCCGTTTCTCAATGTTGCTGCCCGACCGTTTTCCAGATGAAAAAAGTCTTCCA TCTATAATTTTTCAGCAGGATGTGACGCATCCTCACGTCTGTCCTTTCACCCACACGTTGGACATCAGCCATGCGTTTCCTGAGTGGCGTTGCGGCGAGGACCATCTCTGGCAGTTGCTGAAGTACTTGCAAGCCATCTTTTCCGATCCGGTGGACAGCATTCGGGGCATTGAAACCGACAAGCTTAAAAATGCAGAGGCTGCGGAGCTACTCATGAACAACAGGCAAGAGTATGCAGCTAGAGTTCAGGAAAACATTAAGGAGAGCAAAGCCCACATCTATGACACTCCACCTACGGAGGATCCCCACTACATAGTATTCGAAAAGTTCCAACAAGATGTCCATGGACCTGTCTTGGAACGCATCAAAGCTGGCAGGAACAAGGCGGAGGCATCCCAGCAAGCGAATGGGGGACATGCCACAGGTCTTTCTTGGGTTAAAGAGGGCGAATTCAAACCTTTAAGCATTGAGTAA
- the Ntmt gene encoding alpha N-terminal protein methyltransferase 1, whose amino-acid sequence MEVAGSNKLQEETENTGSVENTASTSADITKSLAPEPEFYDKAQRYWSEVPATVNGMLGGLGYISAIDIQGSNTFLREIRVPGNKLALDCGAGIGRVTKNLLLPRFSRVDIVEQDHAFAEKAREYCSTPGAGGSGELDEIFNVGLQKFAPKKEYDLIWSQWVLGHLTDRDLVLFFRRLRQGLAPGAYFCMKENVSSSRKTVEDKQDSSVTRPLDHYERFLKEAGFRIVRKVKQQSFPKGLFPVYMIACKPVSKE is encoded by the coding sequence ATGGAGGTGGCCGGCAGCAACAAACTACAAGAGGAAACTGAAAACACCGGATCGGTGGAAAATACGGCGTCCACCAGTGCCGATATCACAAAAAGCTTGGCGCCGGAGCCCGAGTTTTATGACAAGGCCCAAAGGTACTGGTCGGAAGTTCCTGCGACAGTAAATGGAATGCTGGGAGGCCTGGGATACATCAGCGCTATCGATATACAAGGATCAAATACCTTTCTGCGGGAGATCAGAGTCCCGGGGAACAAGCTGGCTCTGGATTGTGGCGCCGGAATTGGAAGAGTTACAAAGAACTTGCTGCTGCCGCGATTTAGTCGCGTTGATATCGTAGAGCAGGATCACGCATTTGCCGAAAAAGCCAGGGAATACTGCAGCACCCCGGGAGCAGGCGGATCTGGAGAGTTGGATGAAATTTTCAATGTGGGCTTGCAGAAATTCGCGCCTAAGAAGGAGTACGATCTTATCTGGAGCCAATGGGTACTGGGTCATCTCACCGACCGCGATCTGGTATTGTTTTTCCGACGCTTGCGGCAGGGATTGGCGCCGGGCGCCTATTTCTGCATGAAGGAGAATGTGAGCAGCTCCAGGAAGACGGTGGAGGATAAGCAGGATTCCTCCGTAACGCGACCCCTTGATCACTATGAACGGTTCCTTAAGGAAGCCGGTTTCCGCATTGTGCGGAAGGTTAAGCAGCAAAGCTTTCCCAAGGGCCTCTTTCCTGTTTATATGATTGCCTGCAAGCCCGTTTCCaaggaataa
- the CysRS gene encoding cysteine--tRNA ligase, cytoplasmic, translating to MSKRVQPAWQAPKAAERPKLKLFNSLTRQKEEFVPLDGNTVTWYSCGPTVYDASHMGHARSYISFDILRRILANYFGYNIHYVMNITDIDDKIIKRARQNHLFEQYASEAGKLPLEQLLGQQKEVLQRYEATCAKNTDPDKKIMLDKTLLRMNDAVDGLTKAVSKGDEKEISEKRLHYLNEAKDPIADWLDAQKGAGINDNAVFEALPRYWEDQFHNDMKSLNILPPDVLTRVSEYVPQIIAFIQKIIDNGLAYAANNSVYFDVNGFDRKEKHHYAKLVPEAYGDTKSLQEGEGDLSVAEDRLSEKRSANDFALWKASKAGEPWWDSPWGKGRPGWHIECSAMASDIFGPTFDIHTGGVDLKFPHHDNELAQSEAAFNESEWVKYFLHTGHLTIAGCKMSKSLKNFVTIQEALKKHSATQLRLAFLLHSWKDTLDYSENTMEMATQFEKFLNEFFLNVKDLTRHVLSEEPRRQFDSWTEVEAALQKKFSTAQEQVYAALCDNIDTRSALDIVRELVSASNVYIRDNKSRLNSLLLRNVATYITDLLHVFGAIAGPRGGIGFPMSGGSGSQAAGADLETTVLPYVQSMAEFRNLVREQAKALKAFDILKLCDDLRDNVLPNLGVRLEDKDGGQYAVKLVDKDSLLREREAKLAAEAEKAAEKERKKQAAAQAAAAKEAQRRVNPKEMFLGETEKYSAFDENGLPTLDKEGKEVSKGQIKKLQKLQQQQEQRYKEYLASINTA from the exons ATGTCGAAACGAGTACAACCGGCGTGGCAGGCTCCCAAGGCGGCGGAACGTCcaaaactgaaactgttcaacAGCCTGACCCGCCAGAAGGAGGAGTTCGTGCCGCTGGACGGGAATACTGTAACGTGGTATAGCTGCGGGCCCACCGTCTACGACGCCTCCCACATGGGGCATGCAAG ATCTTACATTTCGTTCGACATTCTGCGGAGAATTCTGGCGAATTACTTTGGCTACAACATCCACTATGTGATGAACATTACAGACATCGACGACAAAATCATCAAGCGTGCCCGGCAGAACCATCTCTTCGAGCAGTATGCCAGCGAGGCGGGGAAACTGCCATTGGAGCAACTGCTTGGCCAGCAGAAGGAGGTGCTGCAGCGGTACGAGGCCACCTGCGCCAAGAACACAGATCCGGACAAAAAGATAATGCTGGACAAGACTTTGTTGCGGATGAACGATGCTGTGGATGGCCTTACCAAAGCGGTAAGCAAGGGAGACGAGAAGGAGATATCGGAGAAGCGGCTGCATTACTTAAATGAGGCAAAGGACCCCATAGCCGACTGGCTGGATGCTCAGAAAGGCGCCGGTATCAACGACAATGCGGTGTTTGAGGCTCTACCTAGGTACTGGGAAGATCAGTTCCACAACGACATGAAGTCACTGAAC ATCTTACCACCAGATGTTTTAACTCGTGTTTCGGAGTACGTACCTCAAattatagccttcattcagaAGATCATCGACAACGGTCTGGCCTATGCGGCGAATAACTCGGTGTACTTCGATGTAAATGGATTTGACAGGAAAGAAAAGCATCATTATGCCAAGCTCGTGCCAGAGGCTTATGGTGACACCAAGTCGCTCCAGGAGGGCGAGGGAGACCTGTCTGTAGCCGAAGACCGTCTCTCGGAGAAGCGGTCTGCTAACGATTTCGCGCTATGGAAAGCGAGTAAAGCGGGTGAGCCCTGGTGGGACAGTCCTTGGGGCAAGGGTCGTCCCGGCTGGCATATAGAATGCTCTGCCATGGCCTCGGATATCTTTGGACCTACTTTTGACATCCATACTGGAGGAGTGGACCTCAAGTTCCCCCACCATGATAACGAGCTGGCGCAATCAGAGGCGGCTTTCAATGAGTCTGAGTGGGTCAAGTACTTCCTTCACACGGGTCACCTCACTATTGCCggctgcaaaatgtccaagtCGCTGAAAAACTTTGTGACCATCCAGGAAGCCCTAAAGAAGCATTCCGCCACCCAGCTAAGGCTCGCATTCCTTCTGCATTCTTGGAAAGACACTCTAGATTACTCGGAGAACACCATGGAAATGGCCACGCAATTCGAAAAGTTCCTCAAC GAGTTCTTCTTGAACGTGAAGGATCTGACCCGCCATGTGCTCTCTGAGGAGCCTCGCCGGCAATTTGATTCCTGGACTGAGGTAGAGGCAGCTTTACAGAAGAAGTTTTCCACAGCCCAGGAACAGGTCTATGCTGCTCTTTGCG ACAATATTGACACTCGCAGCGCGCTAGACATCGTCCGGGAGCTGGTCTCCGCATCAAATGTGTACATTCGGGACAATAAGAGTCGACTTAATAGCTTATTACTTCGAAATGTGGCCACATACATTACAGACTTGCTGCACGTTTTTGGTGCCATTGCCGGTCCCCGTGGTGGCATCGGATTCCCCATGAGCGGAGGCTCAGGATCACAGGCTGCCGGCGCGGATCTAGAAACGACGGTGCTACCTTATGTCCAGTCCATGGCTGAATTCCGTAATCTAGTTCGAGAGCAGGCCAAGGCACTAAAAGCCTTTGACATTTTGAAGCTCTGCGATGATCTCCGCGACAATGTGTTGCCCAATCTGGGAGTGCGGTTGGAGGATAAAGATGGCGGGCAGTACGCTGTGAAATTGGTGGACAAGGACTCGCTGCTGCGAGAACGGGAAGCCAAGCTGGCCGCTGAGGCAGAGAAAGCGGCTGAAAAGGAGCGCAAGAAGCAGGCAGCCGCCCAAGCAGCGGCAGCCAAAGAAGCTCAGCGGCGTGTGAATCCAAAAGAAATGTTCCTGGGGGAGACTGAGAAGTATTCAGCATTTGATGAAAAT GGTCTGCCCACACTCGACAAGGAAGGAAAGGAGGTAAGCAAAGGACAGATCAAGAAACTGCAGAAActtcagcagcaacaggagCAACGCTATAAGGAGTATTTGGCCTCCATCAACACGGCCTAG
- the sotv gene encoding exostosin-2, with protein sequence MTYTGGQLGADKMNKFRHFVGWLTQSRSISHTNPKEQILNFLTYGLLVIVALCAGFLLWDLSNSPHDGFFHGKRESHTLVLDLGNIQEVPINPEAEQRARNVNCTFWDCLNIYKCEHDRLKVYIYPLQDFVDERSDKVATTLSSEYFQILEAVLKSRYYTSNPNEACLFLPSLDLLNQNIFDKHLAGAALASLDFWDRGANHIIFNMLPGAAPSYNTVLDVNTDNAIIFGGGFDSWSYRPGFDVSIPVWSPRLVPQHAHATAQRRFLLMVAQLNILPRFLRTLRELALAHNDQLLLLGVCENLDLTSRCPVSQHHKSLEYPRLLSRGKFCLITKSLRLGQPDLVEILSQHCIPVIAVDNYIMPFEDVIDWSLASVRIRESELHSVMQKLQAVSNTKIVEMQKQVQWLFSKYFKDLKTVTLTALEILESRIFPLRARSSRKWNVIDTNARSTFNPLFLPTLAPKSQGFTAVILTYDRVESLFLLIQKLSVVPSLQSILVVWNNQKKSPPHLSTFPSISKPLKIRQTKENKLSNRFYPYPEIETEAILTIDDDIIMLTTDELDFGYEVWREFPDHIVGFPSRIHVWDNNTMRWHYESEWTNQISMVLTGAAFHHKFWSHMYTHAMPGDIKDWVDEHMNCEDIAMNFLVANITNNPPIKVTPRKKFKCPECTNTEMLSADLNHMRERSACIDRFSKIYGRMPLRTVEFRADPVLFRDNFPDKLKRYNDIGSL encoded by the exons ATGACTTACACAGGGGGTCAATTGGGTGCAGATAAAATGAACAAATTTAGGCATTTCGTCGGATGGCTGACCCAGTCCCGCTCTATATCGCACACGAATCCCAAGGAGCAGATTCTCAACTTCCTTACCTATGGCCTGCTAGTAATTGTAGCCCTCTGCGCCGGATTTCTGCTGTGGGACCTCTCCAACAGCCCCCACGATGGATTCTTCCATGGGAAAAGGGAATCCCACACTCTAGTACTAGACCTGGGAAACATTCAGGAGGTGCCCATCAACCCAGAGGCCGAGCAGCGAGCGCGGAACGTAAACTGCACTTTTTGGGATTGCCTGAACATCTACAAATGCGAGCACGACCGCCTCAAGGTCTACATATATCCGCTGCAGGATTTTGTGGACGAACGCAGCGACAAGGTGGCTACCACTCTCTCCAGCGAGTACTTCCAGATCCTCGAGGCAGTCCTAAAGAGCCGATACTACACCTCGAATCCCAACGAAGCGTGCCTTTTTCTACCCAGCTTGGATTTGCTCAATCAGAACATTTTCGACAAGCACTTGGCCGGTGCTGCATTGGCATCCTTGGACTTCTGGGATCGCGGAGCTAACCACATCATCTTCAACATGTTACCCGGTGCAGCCCCATCGTACAACACAGTTTTGGACGTGAACACGGATAATGCAATTATTTTTGGCGGCGGATTCGACTCCTGGTCATATCGTCCAGGCTTCGACGTGTCCATTCCCGTATGGAGTCCGCGCCTGGTGCCGCAACATGCTCATGCAACCGCACAGAGGAGATTCCTTCTGATGGTGGCGCAGCTCAACATACTGCCCCGCTTTCTAAGAACCCTTCGAGAGCTGGCTTTGGCCCACAATGACCAGTTATTGCTCCTTGGAGTCTGCGAGAACTTGGATCTGACTTCTAGATGCCCAGTATCCCAGCACCACAAGTCGCTCGAGTATCCAAGGCTGCTGTCTCGCGGTAAATTCTGTTTGATCACCAAAAGCCTTCGATTGGGTCAGCCGGATTTGGTGGAGATTCTATCTCAGCATTGCATTCCGGTAATTGCTGTGGACAACTATATAATGCCCTTCGAGGACGTTATCGATTGGTCCCTTGCCTCTGTGCGTATTCGGGAATCTGAGCTGCATTCCGTGATGCAAAAGCTCCAAGCTGTTTCAAATACAAAGATTGTGGAAATGCAGAAGCAGGTCCAGTGGCTGTTCTCCAAATACTTCAAGGACTTGAAAACTGTGACACTGACTGCTTTAGAGATCCTAGAGAGTCGCATCTTTCCCTTGCGGGCTCGCAGCAGTCGAAAGTGGAACGTCATTGACACGAATGCCCGCTCCACCTTTAATCCACTCTTCTTGCCCACCTTGGCTCCCAAATCCCAGGGATTTACGGCAGTCATCCTTACATACGACCGGGTGGAGAGCCTGTTCTTGCTAATCCAGAAGTTGTCTGTGGTTCCGTCGCTGCAAAGTATCTTGGTCGTTTGGAACAATCAGAAAAAGTCTCCTCCCCACT TATCTACGTTTCCTTCCATCTCCAAGCCTTTGAAGATCCGTCAAACCAAGGAGAACAAGCTCTCCAACCGGTTTTATCCTTATCCGGAGATAGAAACGGAAGCCATACTAACCATTGATGATGACATCATAATGCTCACCACGGACGAGCTGGATTTCGG ttacGAGGTTTGGCGCGAGTTTCCCGACCACATTGTAGGCTTTCCGAGCCGCATTCACGTCTGGGACAACAATACCATGCGCTGGCACTACGAATCCGAGTGGACAAACCAAATATCCATGGTGCTAACAGGCGCTGCCTTCCATCACAAGTTCTGGAGTCACATGTACACCCATGCAATGCCGGGCGACATCAAGGACTGGGTGGATGAGCATATGAACTGCGAGGACATTGCCATGAACTTTCTAGTGGCCAACATCACGAACAATCCCCCCATCAAGGTTACCCCAAGGAAGAAATTCAAGTGCCCTGAGTGCACCAATACAGAGATGCTGTCCGCCGATTTGAATCACATGCGAGAGCGTTCGGCCTGCATCGATCGCTTCTCCAAAATCTACGGACGCATGCCATTACGCACAGTAGAGTTCAGGGCGGACCCCGTACTCTTCCGGGACAATTTCCCAGATAAGTTGAAGCGCTACAACGATATAGGCAGCTTGTAG
- the LOC108133166 gene encoding ATP synthase subunit s, mitochondrial yields the protein MLLLSKLLRISQRGQVKTQWSKDPAAAHRHLPLATPVSRAIWGYVAIAFNQVDAQRLEKVGPNRLCAEWIIKNGGGVRFVGHPTRLWKDYNSLPPESNPFSIKVVDASSASIMKIGLEHFKGCNDIDTVIFHNCKHLENDGLEGLLHISSSLKKLQVSGCYNITDSGLEVIGELSNLQQLIIFDMLYVKNMKAVAAKIQKQLPSCNIKATRLSVSLKPKDKS from the coding sequence ATGTTGTTATTAAGTAAGCTCCTCCGCATATCTCAGAGAGGACAGGTAAAAACCCAGTGGTCCAAGGACCCGGCTGCTGCCCACCGCCATCTCCCTCTAGCGACACCCGTTTCTCGTGCCATTTGGGGCTATGTGGCTATCGCGTTCAACCAAGTAGATGCGCAGAGACTGGAAAAGGTGGGTCCCAATCGCCTGTGTGCAGAGTGGATTATAAAGAACGGAGGCGGTGTCCGCTTTGTCGGTCACCCAACCAGGCTATGGAAGGACTATAACTCCTTGCCACCAGAAAGCAATCCGTTCTCCATCAAGGTAGTGGACGCCAGCAGCGCCTCGATCATGAAAATCGGACTGGAACACTTCAAGGGCTGCAATGACATTGATACTGTCATTTTTCACAACTGCAAGCATCTGGAGAACGACGGACTGGAGGGCCTACTGCACATCAGTTCGTCGCTTAAGAAGCTCCAGGTGTCTGGGTGCTATAACATAACCGACTCTGGTCTAGAAGTAATCGGAGAGTTGAGTAATCTGCAACAGCTCATTATTTTCGATATGCTCTATGTGAAAAACATGAAAGCAGTGGCCGCCAAAATACAAAAGCAGCTTCCAAGCTGTAATATCAAGGCCACCCGGCTAAGCGTTTCGTTGAAGCCCAAGGATAAGTCCTAA